ACGACGCGACCCAGCTCGCCATCCGGGACCAGGAGCGCGCGGGCGTGGACATCGTCTGCGACGGCGAGATGCGCCGCTTCTTCTTCGTGCAGACCTTCTACGGGAAGATGGACGGGCTCGACGTGATCGAGCCGCTGCGGAAGACCGGCCTCTACGCCTACGACTCGACGCCGC
This genomic interval from Candidatus Methylomirabilota bacterium contains the following:
- a CDS encoding methionine synthase; its protein translation is MSPTLPPIPTHVIGSHGFPGWFWTALDKVKAGEYGQTDVRETFDDATQLAIRDQERAGVDIVCDGEMRRFFFVQTFYGKMDGLDVIEPLRKTGLYAYDSTP